The genomic window ACATAAAGtgtttttaattttctttggataATCAAGTAATGAAAGGTGTTGGAGATACctatatatgaagaaattatgAAGAAAGTGGCAGTGGTGGAGGTTTGCCAGAAGGTAGAAAAGAGGATGACTAGGCTCTAGTTGAAAAAGAGAAGATACTTACTGGTCACTCTCATATCTGGAAGGCCTGCCAAAAAGAAAGATTGGACTTGATGCTATGGATGTGGGATTTGATTTGCTTTGACTAAAGGATTATGGCATCAGGGACCCCATCCAATTTTTTATGGCAGATTAGCCATGGATCCTATCCTTGTGGAAAGAAGATAATATATAGAATTTTGAGAAATTGCATTTGGAAAATTGGCCATTGAATATACCAAAGTGGTGTCTCTTAGATTTGGACCTATACGGTATAAAAACAATAATCACATACAACATGTGCCTCCATTTATGAGATGATTAAGATTACTACTTGAAGTATCGATGAGGTAGTTGGAAACAAGTAAGAAGAGGATCAATGAGCTCTTTGTTGATATAAGAGAGGAATTCTTGGCTCTTgcatggatttttgaggatttaatGAATTCAACAAGCTCTCCTGATAGATTAATTATCTAGATGCACCAAGCAAGAGGGTTCATTACCAATCCAAGAGATTGAAGATTCGATCATTAGTGACGTCCCTTGATTATATTTGCcttcaatatatatttttctttttgaagaaatCTTCAACATGTTATTAGCTCtaagtttttttttccttcccatTAGACCTATCTTAGTAtactcctgaaaaaaaaaaaaaaaaaaaaaaaatcccatgcaTGGGCTAGCACTTCTTAACATTCTATTTGTACATGATATAGAAGGTGTTGTAGTTCATTAGCACCTCATGATGCTTATTACTGCAAGTACAAGCATCTCTTATGATATATGTATTAGATTTATTGCATCAATATAACTAAGCAATTTTAtgttttcatttatttttttcaaagttaTCTCTATTAGCTAATTTTTGCTAAACACTAGCCACAATGACTTGCAAGGAAGAACCTTGGCTGCAAATGGTACTGGATTTGGTGTATGGATAAGTAAGAAGTAGGTTGAAGGTTTCTTTGATAACAATATTGCTTATAGAGATAAGTAGAAACTCATTCTTTCGGTCACATTGGATCATAGTTGTCTATTTTCTCTTTTACAGAGAAATAGAAACAATCATAGTTGTCTATTTTCTCTTTTACAGAGAAATAGAAACAATTAGAGTGCATCTCAAAAGTTAGATTTGTATTTACAAATAGATTTGACATTAAAGTCATCTAGATGCCAATGAATGCGAATTCTGATGGCGACATTACAAgtataaagtagaaaaacaactTTCGAAATGTACGGAACTAGAAATATTTTATACCcactttttttgaaaaattttggaggaATCTTTATCAAGAGAGATATAAAATAACTTTTCTtcaaattgaaaatgaaactTGTTGACTCTATTCATATGTGTATACTCACCAAAACTTTCCACTAGATCCTGCACAGGGCATATAAAAGAATCTACCTAGAAGATGAACCTAGCCAAGGAATGCTTTGGGTGGAAGGCCAGttgtcccccccccccccaatgTTATGTTAGGCATGTACCCAAACGCCTGGGAATAAACAACACTAAAAGAACTAAAGATAAAGTATCAACCTAAGCAATGATTTAAGCGCCCAAAGTAACGCCTACAGACTTTGACACGATTCATCCTGAGACTTGCACGCACATCAACGAACTCTTTTGCATCCTGACTCAAATCACCTCGATTCGTGTTCAAAGCCCAAAAAGTCACACCAATGCTTGATCTCATTAGCTGTTTTGAGTAGAGATGGTATCATATGCTGGAACTtgggaaaataaaattaaaatggagagagaggagggggaagAGGTGGGAGTGGGGCCTTTCGATTAGGACAGAGAGGGAAAGAGATGGAAAGTTGAGACTTGAAAGCGTGCTTGCCGGCCATTGTACCTTCCCttatgttctctctctctctcgctctcgctgagctatttttctcctattttgGACAATTTTTTATTGTTTATTTTTGGGATTGATGGTGAGGGTTGGATGAAACCAAAGGGAGGGAAGATCCGGTGGAGGAGTCGGTGGAAAATctaggggggaaaaaaaaaatggaggaaaaaCGAGGTGGATTCGGTGCATGAGCGAGTCGGAGAAGGGGTGGGAAGGAAAAAAGATTGCTTTTTGAGGGGGAAAAGCTGGAAAGCTCGCTTTTTTTGGGGATCGATATCGGAAAAAGCGGGCTGAAGTGGTGGTCTCAAGGTCTTCTGAGCTCTGGCGGGGTGTCTTTCGTGGGGAATTTTGGGTGGATTCGAAGGAGGATGGCTGGGTTTGTCCGTGTTGGTCCAGGGAGTGATGGGTTGTGTGGGAATGGTGGGTTCCAGGGGTGAAAAAGGACAGATTGTGATGCTTAGAGTGCGGTGAAAAGTAGAATAGTGTCTTCCTTTGTGTCCATTTTGATTCATACTGGGAGGAGTGGATCTTGGGATGTGATAAGTTTGGGGTGAAGAATGAAGAACTCGGTGTATTTTTTTTGAAGTTGGTTTTCTTAATTCCTTGGACCACATCTGGCTTTCTCTCGGTTTTGGTTTGGCTGCTAGAAAAAATATCGATAACTTGGGTGGAGTGGATGCCGAGTGGACGGCGCTTTCAGTGTTAGGTgtgagaattttggattcaagagCTGGAGAAGGTGGCAGTGGTCGAATTCTAGTTTTCCTACTTGTCTAAAGAAAACTATTGTGCTTGTGAGGTTGCTTGGAATAAAAAAGTTGTCTTTTTACAAAGGAAACAAGACCGGACTTGGCTCTTTTGTTGCTAAGGTATCGGATCCTTCAGCATTGGACTTCTCGAGGTTTCATAGCCATGGAGGTATGTGAATTCTTTGAATTCCTTTAAGTTTCTGAAATTTTCATTTCTTTTGATTCTTGAGTCATtgctcatcatcatcatcttcttcttcttcttcacttcATATGTCAAGCAAACTTTGTTTTCTCGTCTTTCTTGTATATTTTTGTTGAACTCAATTTAGGATGTGTATAGAATCACGGTAGTTCAGAAGGTGACAAAGGGAATGATGGACTCTTTCTTTGATGATTGCAGTTAGGCATCTGAGGCTTCTCTTATATGAAAATTTCAGTGGAAGATGAGTTAAATTAGTTCTTGATGTTGGTATATGTGATGATTAGAATGCCAGTGTTTTCAAAATCTGTAAGGGGTTTTTCTCCTGCGGTCCTCAAATATGTACTACTGCTATTCTTTCTATTACTATGTGGTTCCCAAGGGCTTAGCATGGAAGGCCAGTACCTGTTGGAACTTAAGAATCAGCTGAGGGATGACCTCCACCACCTTGATAGTTGGAACCCTGAAGATCAGACACCTTGTGGATGGAAGGGTGTGAATTGCACATTTGACTATGATCCACTGGTTTTCTCTCTCAATCTGAAGTCCATGAATCTTTCTGGAACCATCTCTCCAAGCATTGGTGGCTTAGTGCACCTAACATATCTTGACCTTTCCTTCAATTGGTTCTCAGGAAGAATCCCTGCAGAGATTGGAAATTGCTCAAAACTAGAGACTCTAAACCTGAACAACAATACCTTAGAAGGTGAAATCCCTCCAGAATTGGGTAAGCTCTCCTCCTTGAAAAACTGCAATTTGTGTAATAACAAGCTTTCTGGTTCTCTTCCTGAGGAGATCGGAAATCTCTCCTCACTGTCAGCATTAGTGTTGTATACCAACAACCTCACAGGTCCGTTGCCTCCTTCCATTGGAAGACTCAAGAACCTGACCACCTTTCGAGCAGGGCAGAATATGATCTCTGGAAGCTTACCTGTCGAGATAAGTGAATGCCAGAACTTGACACTGCTTGGTCTTGCCCAAAACCAGCTAGGAGGTGAGATCCCTAAGGAGCTCGGGAAGCTGGGGTACTTGACTGAACTGGTTCTTTGGGCCAATCAACTGTCTGGAGTTATCCCCAAGGAGCTTGGGAACTGTTCGAGCCTTCAGACCCTGGCACTGTACCAGAATAATCTAGTGGGCCATATTCCTACTGAGATTGGAAACCTGAAGAATTTAAAGCAGTTATATCTGTATAGGAATGAATTGAATGGGACGATCCCAAAGGAGATTGGGAATCTTACTCTCACAACAGAAATAGACTTCTCAGAGAATTTGTTGACTGGACATATACCAACAGAGTTGAGTAACATAAAGGGCTTGCACCTGCTCTATCTCTTCCAGAACCAACTTACAGGTTTTATCCCAACCGAGCTTTGTGGACTAAAGAAATTGACTAAGCTTGATCTCTCAATCAACTACCTCACTGGACCCATCCCTAATAGATTCCAGTATCTGACTGAGCTGGTCCAGTTACAACTCTTTGATAACATGCTGTCTGGTGGCATTCCTCAGAGGCTTGGGGTGTATAGTCCACTTTGGGTGGTTGATTTTTCAGACAACAACCTCACTGGGCAAATTCCAAGCCATCTTTGCAGGCATTCTAATCTTATTTTGTTGAACCTGGGTTCAAACAAGCTGACTGGAAACATCCCCACGGGGATCACAAATTGCAAATCTCTAGTGCAGCTTCGTTTGGGTGGGAACAGCCTCACAGGCAGCTTCCCCTCTGACCTCTGCAAACTGGTCAACATCAGTACCATTGAGTTAGGTAAGAACAAGTTCAGTGGTCCTATTCCTCCAGATATAGGTAACTGTAATGCTTTGCAAAGGCTTCACATTCCAAACAACTTTTTTACATCTGAGTTGCCAGGAGAGATTGGTAATCTATCACGGCTAGTTTTCTTTAACATTTCATTTAACAGACTTGGGGGAAGAATACCTCTAGAGATTTTCAGCTGTACAAAGCTCCAAAGACTTGATATCAGCCAGAACCGCTTTGTG from Elaeis guineensis isolate ETL-2024a chromosome 4, EG11, whole genome shotgun sequence includes these protein-coding regions:
- the LOC105043129 gene encoding uncharacterized protein, with protein sequence MLVYVMIRMPVFSKSVRGFSPAVLKYVLLLFFLLLCGSQGLSMEGQYLLELKNQLRDDLHHLDSWNPEDQTPCGWKGVNCTFDYDPLVFSLNLKSMNLSGTISPSIGGLVHLTYLDLSFNWFSGRIPAEIGNCSKLETLNLNNNTLEGEIPPELGKLSSLKNCNLCNNKLSGSLPEEIGNLSSLSALVLYTNNLTGPLPPSIGRLKNLTTFRAGQNMISGSLPVEISECQNLTLLGLAQNQLGGEIPKELGKLGYLTELVLWANQLSGVIPKELGNCSSLQTLALYQNNLVGHIPTEIGNLKNLKQLYLYRNELNGTIPKEIGNLTLTTEIDFSENLLTGHIPTELSNIKGLHLLYLFQNQLTGFIPTELCGLKKLTKLDLSINYLTGPIPNRFQYLTELVQLQLFDNMLSGGIPQRLGVYSPLWVVDFSDNNLTGQIPSHLCRHSNLILLNLGSNKLTGNIPTGITNCKSLVQLRLGGNSLTGSFPSDLCKLVNISTIELGKNKFSGPIPPDIGNCNALQRLHIPNNFFTSELPGEIGNLSRLVFFNISFNRLGGRIPLEIFSCTKLQRLDISQNRFVGTLPNEVGNLLQLELLILSDNSLSGNIPPILGQLSRLTGLQMGGNQFSGVIPEELGGLSSLQIAMNLSYNNLSGYIPQELGNLALLEFLLLNNNHLTGEIPSTFANLSSLLGLNVSYNDLTGPLPPISLFRNMALSSFVGNKGLCGGPLGECVGSPSLSTSSSMRTSSNPLGKIIAIIAAAIGGISLVLIAVILYFMRRPLETVTPLQDKQLYSTTSSMYIFPKGGFTFQDLAAATNNFDEGFVIGRGACGTVYRAVMQSGQTVAVKKLASNREGNNTDNSFNAEILTLGKIRHRNIVKLYGFCYYQGSNFLLYEYMSRGSLGELLHGGSSSSLDWDTRYMIALGAAEGLSYLHHDCKPHIIHRDIKSNNILLDENFEAHVGDFGLAKVIDMPYSKSMSAVAGSYGYIAPEYAYTMKVTEKCDIYSYGVVLLELLTGRTPVQPLDQGGDLVTWVRNYIKNNSLTPAILDDKLNLEDKNAVDHMITVLKIALMCTKMSPFDRPPMRQVVLMLIESKERAGSFVSSPVSNLSLKDNHL